The genomic DNA AGCATGGGAATCTACCTGACCTACGAGCCGCGCGTCGGCCGCGTCGATGCCGAACGCAACTGCATTTCGAATATTCGCGGCGGCGGATTGAGCTACGCCGAAGCGGCCAACAAGTTGAACTATTTGATGTGCGAATCGCGCCGCCTCAAGCTGAGCGGCATTCGATTGAAGGAACAGGCCAAGGCTTTAGGGAGCAATCCCGAGGCTCCGGAATAGCCGGGCAGCGATCGCCTG from Burkholderiales bacterium includes the following:
- a CDS encoding ethanolamine ammonia-lyase light chain EutC, whose protein sequence is SMGIYLTYEPRVGRVDAERNCISNIRGGGLSYAEAANKLNYLMCESRRLKLSGIRLKEQAKALGSNPEAPE